GTTTTTATTATGCTTGGTGAGATGGCTGTGGTCGCAATTGAAAATACAGATAAGTCTCTTTGGCATCAACTTGTTCCTATGGTATTGCTCATGGCTGTACAAATAACTTTATCGATGGTTTCTTTAAAAAATCAGCGTATTCGTCATTTAATAGAAGGTGAGCCAGCTATTATTGTGAATGCAGGAAAAATTGATGAGAAACAGATGCGGAAGCAACGCTATAATATAGACGACTTAATGATGCAATTACGTGAGCAGGGAGTTGGAGATATAAGAGATGTAGAGTATGCTATTTTAGAGCCATCTGGAAAATTATCTGTCTTTCAAAAACAAAAAAGTAAGAAGAGTAAAAATGATACACCGCTGTTTTCGCTTCCTTTAATTATTGATGGGGAAATTCAATATAAACATTTACAGATGATTGAGCATTCGGATGGCTGGCTAGTAGAGAAATTAAAAAACTTAGGGCATAACGATGTGAAAAAAATTTTGTATTGTAGTTTTCAAAATGGACAGTTTTTTGTCGATGTGAAAGAGAAGTAAAGGCTTGCCAGACTAGAGGCAAGCCTATTTACCCAGCTATTTGCGGATAGTGGGGATGGAGAATCCTCTACTGAGTAAAGTTTCACTTTATTTTGAAATCAAAAGTTTACGAACAATAGGAATACGTCGTAATTCTTCTTTACGAATCAGTTTAAAAATAAGAAGAAGCAGAATATAAAGGATAGTGGTTAGTGTAATTTCCCATAATGTTTGTATGCCAAGTGAATGTGAAAAAACAATATATTTATGAAGATAGAATCCGAAAGCTCCTGCAATGGCAATCGTAATTCCCCCGAAAATATAATCTCTCATGTAAATTGTAAATGTAATTTTTTTTAAGACGGTAGCGTAGTGAAGGAATGTTACCGTCACAATGTTAGCGGCAATTGCAAGTGCGACCCCCATCATTTGAAATTCTGGACGTGAAGCGAGTAAGAAAATAACGAGCAGTTTTACAATGGCTCCGATAAACGTGTTCATCATCGCGGCGCGTGCTAAGTTTAAAGCTTGCAAAACAGATGTAAGGGGGCTTTGAAAATAGTGAAATAAAAAGCATGGTGCAAGTAATTGAATGAATGCAGTTGCGCTGTCTGAACCGTACATGAGAGTTAAAACAGGTGAAGCAAATACATAAAGAATAACGACTGACCACCCTCCAGTAATTAAAGAAATGCGGAGCGCTTGTTGCAGACGGTGTTCTACTAATCGATGTTGTTTTTTTGCCATTGCTTCACTAATGGATGGTACGAGTGCTGTAGAAAGCGCATATGTAATAAAGGCTGGCAATGATAAGAGAGGAAATGCATAGCCGTTTAATATGCCGTATTGCTGTGTAGCAACTGAAGCCGCAACACCAGCTAGCGCTAAGCTTTGCATAACGATAATTGGTTCGAAAAAATAAGAGACTGATCCAATTAAGCGACTTCCTGTAGTTGGAAGTGCAATTTCCATAAGTGAATGAAAAGTATGTTTACTTTCTTTGACAGTGTTTAGAAAACCAGTTCGTATAGAAAGATGTTTTTCACGCTGAAATAAAGTAAGTAAGAATAATAAAGAAGCAACTTCCCCAAGAACAGCTGATAACATTGCACCTGCAGCGGCGTATTCAACACCGTAAGGTAAAAATAACCGAATACATACGGCAATAATGGTAATACGGACAACTTGTTCTAACACTTGTGCATATGCGCTTGGTTTCATATTTTGTTTTCCTTGGAAATAGCCGCGCAAAACAGAGGAAACCGCAATAACAGGAACGACAGGTAAAATTGCCATTAGTGGATAGTACGTTCTTTTATCCGTTAATAAAGTTTCAGCTAAGATGGGCGTTAGAAGCATGATGCCGATTGTTAAGATAATACTAATAACGGATGTAACAGCTAATGATACTGTTAATATTCTCTTTACTTTTTGTTTGTCATTTACTGCTTCCGCCTCTGCAACGAATTTTGCAATGGCAACAGGAAGTCCGATTTGTGTTAATGTAATTGCTAAAATAAAGGTGGGGACAGCCATCATGTAAAGACCGACGCCTTCTTCTCCTAAAATACGCGCCATTACAATTCGGTTTATGAACCCGAGAATTTTTGTAATAAAACCAGCTAGCATTAAAATAAATGCACCTCGTAAAAAGCTTTGTCTCGTCATGATCTTCTCCTACCTTCTCAAAATCAATGGAATGATTTACAATAATTTATATGCACGTATGAGACAAGAATGACAAGCATTTAAGAGGATGCGCTTATAAAGTAAGACTTTCATGGGAAAGAGCAGAGCGATAAAACCCTTAAAGACAGTTATTGCTGTCCATTAGAGCGGGATGAAAAGCGACTTTTCGTGCTGAAATCAGAAGGAGATGTGATGGAATGATTGAAAAAGAAGATTTGGTAGAAGCTTACCGCGGACAGTTACAAGTCGTTTTAGAGAGCAAATTAGAAGAATTCCAAATGTTTGGCTATGATCGAGTGACTGTTAATGATATTTGGAAATGTTTAAAAAGTAAAAAGTGGAAAAAAGTAAAAAGTGAAGTTAGATTGTATGAGCTTGTGAATGATGTGCTAACATTAACAGCAAATGAGTACATGACATATTTAACAGTAGAAGCGTATCAAGCGCCACTTTGGTCATTTGAAGAATATGAAAATAAATAACCGACTGTAATTGGTTTGTTCTTCCTTTTGCAGTATAATGATAGGTATTGATAAAGAGGAATGTATATGTCAGAGATTTTAAGTAAAGGAGGTAGGAAGCAGAAGTCATAAAAATTTGTAGTAAGATATAGGTTGCAGCCCAGCGTCTAAAATGTAGAACTGAGGTTTTGCCTATATGGCTAGTATGAAAGTTGAAAATTCACAGAAAGGAAGCCTACTAACTAGACAAGTGCAGAAGTGTAAAGGAATGCCTGTGAATAAACAGAAATAGTTGTTACAGGAAATTGTCTAGCGTAAATGAATGATATGATTTGTTTATGGTTTTAGTAGCAGAAAGAAGGTACATATGGCAAAGCGTGGTACTAGAATCGTCGCCTTTTTTCTCATCGTTTTATTAATCGGTGGAATTATTGGCGCGACAGGAAAAAACATAACAAAAGGAATTAGTCTTGGACTAGACCTTCGCGGTGGCTTTGAGATTTTATATGAAGTAAAGCCAGCGAAAAAAGGTGATAAAATTGATCGAGACGTACTTGTAAGTACAGTAGGTGCTCTTGAAAACCGTGTCAATGTTCTCGGTGTTAGTGAGCCGAACATTCAAATTGAAGGGGAAGATCGAATTCGTGTACAGCTTGCTGGCGTACAAGATCAGCAAAAAGCACGTGAAATTTTATCTACGCAAGCGAAATTAACATTTCGTGATGTGAATGATAACCTTCTCATGGATGGAGCAGATTTAAAAGGCGGAGGAGCGAAGCAAACGTTTGATGAACAAGGGCGACCAAGCGTTGGGCTTACACTGAAAAGTGCTGATAAATTCCGCGAAGTAACTGAAAAAATATCTAAAATGCCTCCACCAACAAACTTAATGGTGATTTGGCTTGATTTTGAAGAAGGTAAAGATTCGTATAAAGCAGAAGCTGCAAAACCAAATCCGAAATTCTTATCAGCAGCAACAGTAAACCAAGTGTTTAATCAAGCTGAAGTTTCAATCGTAGGTGGAAACTTTACGGTTGAAAGTGCGAAACAACTTTCATCTTTATTAAATGCAGGTGCACTTCCTGTTGATTTAAAAGAAATGTATTCAACATCTGTTGGAGCGAAATTTGGTGAACAAGCATTGCAGGAAACAATTTTTGCTAGTGCAATCGGGATTGCTCTTATCTTCCTATTTATGCTTGTATTCTACCGCTTACCAGGTTTAGTAGCGGTCATTATGTTAGGTTTATATATTTTCGTAACATTGCTTGTCTTTAATTGGATGCATGCAGTCCTTACACTGCCAGGTATTGCAGCACTGGTGCTCGGGGTTGGTATTGCGGTTGACGCGAATATCATTACGTACGAGCGGCTGAAGGAAGAGTTACGAATTGGTAAATCGATGATGTCTGCATATCGCGCGGGTAACCACCGTTCGTTAGCAACGATTTTAGATGCGAACATTACAACAATTGCAGCAGCTGGGGTGTTATTCGTTTATGGTAATAGCTCTGTAAAAGGGTTCGCAACGAGTTTAATTGTAAGTATTTTAGTTGGTTTCATTACGAACGTATTCGGTACTCGTTTCTTACTTGGATTACTTGTGAAAAGCCGTTACTTCGATAAGAAAATGTCTTATTTCGGTGTGAAACAGAGGGAAATTATTCCATTGTCAAAAGGTGTAGAACATGCGCCAACAAGATTTGACCGTATTAACTTTGTAAATATCGGTCACAAGTTCTTCTTATTCTCAGTTGTAGTTGTTATTGCTGGAGCAATTATACTACCAATTTTCAAAATGAACCTTGGAATTGACTTTGCAAGTGGTACACGTATGGACTTGCAGTCAAAACAAGCGATTAGTGTAGATCAAGTTCAAAAAGATTTACATGAGTTAAAAATTGATGTAAAAAAAGAGGATATTGTACCAACAGGTGATGACAATAAAGGATTTGCGGTTCGTACAATTGGTGTTTTATCGAAAGATGAAATTGCAAAAGCAAAAACATTCTTCCATGATAAATATGGGACAGATCCGAATGTAAGTACAGTTTCGCCGACAATCGGGAAAGAGATTGCACGAAATGCATTTATCGCGGTTCTGATTGCTTCAGCGGTTATCATTTTATATGTGAGTATTCGTTTCCGTTTCACATATGCGTTATCTGCCGTATTAGCATTGTTACATGATGCGTTCGTTATGATTGTTGTGTTTAGCGTATTCCGATTGGAAGTAGATTTAACGTTTATCGCTGCGGTATTAACAATTATTGGTTATTCTATCAATGACTCGATTGTTACCTTTGACCGAAACCGTGAGTTATACAAACAGAAAAAACGAATTCGTGATTTGAAAGATTTAGAAGAAATCGTAAACTCAAGTATTCGTCAAACAATTGGTCGTTCCATTAATACAGTTTTAACTGTATTGTTCCCAGTTATTGCACTGCTGATCTTCGGTAGTGAATCACTGCGAAACTTCTCACTTGCATTAATGGTTGGATTAGTTGTAGGTACGTATTCTTCTGTTTTCGTTGCTTCTCAAATCTGGCTAATGCTTGAAAATCGCCGATTGAAAAAAGGAAAAGGCAAGAAAAAAGTAGAAACTGAAGTATCTGAACCACAAGTATAAAGGTTAGAACAGAACATATAAAAAGATGATGCCTCTTTACATTAGAGGCATCTCTTTTTTCGTTTGTGGATACAATAAAGCGATACTTCCTTTAGCGTTTTTTGCTAAAGGTTAGTGGAACTAATCGGGGTGTTAGGGACAGTGAAACTTCCTTTAGCGGTTTTGTTAAAGGTTAGTAGAGCCAGTTACGGAGACTAGTGGGAAGTGATGCTTCTTTCATTATTTTTTGTAATAATAAAAAAGGTAGTTTGAGAAAAGAAGGGATTTCAGTTATGGAAAAAGATGAACGTTTTAAACAGGCCGAGTTTGGTGCCATTGTTGGAATCGTTGGAAATATTGTCTTAGCGATTGTAAAAGCGGTAATCGGCTATATTGGGAATAGTAAGGCGCTTTTAGCGGACGCAGTTCATTCAGCGTCAGATGTAGTTGGTTCGTTAGCTGTGTTTTTTGGATTGCGTGCAGCGAAGCAACCCCCCGATGAAGATCATCCGTATGGGCACGGAAAAGCGGAATCGATTTCAGCGATTATTGTTGCAGTGTTATTATTTATTGTTGGGATTGAAATTGCGATTTCTTCTATAAAGGCTTTTACGCAGTACCTTGAACCACCGAAGGGAATTACAATTTTTGCGGTTATTCTTTCTATCGTGGTAAAAGAAGGGATGTTTCAGTATAAGTATCGATTAGGGAAACGGATAAATAGTGATGCAATTATTGCAAATGCATATGAGCACCGTTCAGATGTGTTTTCTTCAATTGCAGCTTTAATCGGGATTTGTGCAGCTATTATCGGCAATAAACTAGGTTTAGATTGGCTTGTGTATGCCGATCCTGTTGCGGGATTATTTGTTTCTCTACTTGTTGTAAAGATGGCATGGAGTATTGGAAGAGAAGCGATTCATACAACGCTTGATCATGTACTTCATGAAGAAGATGTTATTCCGCTAAGAGAATCAGTTCTTCAAGTGGAAGGTGTGAAAAAAATTGGTTCTTTGTATGCAAGAGAGCATGGACATTATGTCATTGTTGATATTAAAGTGTCTGTTGATCCATATATCACAGTGGAAGAGGGACATCGCATCGGGAAACATGTAAAAGAGGTATTGATGAAACAAGATAATGTACAAAATGTTTTTGTACATATTAATCCGTATTCTCCTGATTGATACGAAATAAGTAAATATTCATCTGTTTATGGAGATATTCAATCATAACTAATAGAGTTTGTATCATATTGTCACCCCTTAATCTGTCTTGTATAATGGACAGGTTAAGGGGTGATTTCGTGTTACAACCGAAGACGCGTTGGAAAGAAAAGTCATTTAATGAGGAACTGGTGAGTGAATTAGCAAGTAAATTGCAATTATCACCGCTTGTTACTTCGTTATTCCTCAGTAGAGGTTTAGATACAGAAGATAAGATTGTGGATTTTTTAAATACAGGACAGCAAGAATTTCACGATCCATTTTTGCTTGAAGGAATGGACCTTACGGTAGAACGTATAGGGCAAGCCATTCAAAATGGAGAACAAATTTTAATATTCGGAGACTATGATGCGGACGGTGTAAGTAGTACAACCGTTTTATTTCTTGCTCTTCAAGAATTAGGTGCGGATGTTGAGTTCTATATTCCAAACCGATTTACTGAAGGGTATGGACCGAATGAAGAGGCGTTCCGCTGGGCACACCGTGCGGGATTTTCTCTTATCATTACTGTTGATACAGGTATCGCAGCAGTCCATGAGGCGCAAGTAGCAAAAGAGCTTGGTATAGATCTTATTATTACAGATCATCATGAGCCGCCGCCAGAACTGCCAGAAGCACTTGCGATTATTCACCCGAAGCTAAAGGGTGGTGTTTACCCGTTTCATTATTTAGCGGGCGTTGGTGTTGCGTTTAAAGTAGCGCATGCACTACTTGGGCGTGTACCGGAGCATTTATTAGAAATTGCAGTGATTGGTACGGTAGCCGATTTAGTATCACTTCATGGTGAAAATAGATTGCTTGTGCAGCGTGGATTGAAACAAATGCGAATGACAAAAAATATTGGTTTAAAAGCATTATTTAAAGTAGCAAATGTTTCACAAAGTGAGATTACGGAAGAGAGCATTGGTTTCTCAATCGCACCGCGTATTAATGCAATTGGTCGTTTAGAAGATGCGGCTCCGGCAGTTCACCTCCTTTTATCAGAAGATCCAGAAGAAGCGAAAGAGCTTGCTGAAGAAATTGATGAACTGAACAAGCTTCGAAAAGATATTGTAAAGCAAATTACAGAAGAGGCGATTGCAGAGGTAGAAAACAATTATCTGCCAGAGGACAATAAAGTGTTAGTGCTCGCGAAAGAAGGATGGAATCCAGGAGTAATAGGGATTGTTGCTTCTAAATTAGTAGAACGCTTTTATCGTCCAACAATTGTATTGTGTATTGATCCCGAGAAGCAAACAGCAAAAGGGTCTGCTCGTAGTATTGCAGGATTTGACTTATTTGCAAACTTATCAGATTGTAGGGAATTGTTACCGCACTTTGGGGGACATCCGATGGCGGCGGGAATGACGCTTCATATGAATGATGTGGATGAATTGCGCCGCCGCTTAAATGAACAAGCAGATGCGATTTTAACGTCTGAAGATTTTACTCCGATTACAACAGTTGATGCGATTTGCAAAGTGGAGGATGTGACGCTCTCAGCGATTGAGGAAATGCAGAAGCTCGCACCGTTTGGTGTTGGAAATCCGAAGCCGCGAATCGCAATTAGAGATGCGGAGTTAGAAAGTATTCGTGCCATTGGATCTGATGGTTCTCATTTGAAAATGGCACTTCGTGACGGACAGGCGACGTTAGATACGATTGGATTTGGTTTTGGAGCCTATGCGAAAGAAATTTCTCCAGTTGCTCACGTTTCTGTCGTTGGTGAGGCATCAATTAATGAATGGAATAATTTCAAAAAACCGCAACTTATGATTCAAGATATTGCGGTAGATGCATGGCAATTATTTGATTGGCGTAGTATGCGTAATGTGGAATCGAACTTAGCAGAACTTTCACGAGAAAAAATAACAATGGTGTATTTTTCTGAAGAGGTATTAAATAAATTTTCTTTAGAAGAATATAAAGAACAACTTATACATGCTTCAGAAGTGACTGACCTAGATGGTCGTTATATTGTGTTGCTAGATTTACCAAAGTCAACGGATGAATTACGAGGTTTATTTGAGGCAGGATTCCCAGCGCGAATTTATACGCTGTTTTACCAAGAGAATAATCATTTATTTAGTACAGTTCCAACAAGGGAACACTTTAAATGGTACTATTCCTTTTTACACCAAAAAGCACCATTTTCTTTAAGACAACATGGAGAACAGCTATGTCGTCATAAAGGTTGGTCAAAAGATACAGTAAATTTCATGACACAGGTGTTTTTTGAGTTAGAATTTGTTACAATAAAAGACGGTGTCATTTTTATGGCAGAAGAAATGAAAAAGCGTGATTTAATTGAATCGAACACATATCGTGAGAAAATGAACCATTTACAACTAGAAAAAGAGTTGATTTATAGCACATATCAACAATTATATACATGGTTTGAAACGATTCGTAATCATAAAGAAGTAGAACAGTTAGGGTAAAGGCCTTGTATTTACAGACCTTTTATATCTGAGGAGGATTCAGAAATATGGACTTCAAGCAACATATCGCAATTGTACCGGATTATCCGAAAGAAGGTATCGTTTTTAAAGACATCACACCTTTAATGAACGATGGGCAAGCATACAAAGCAGCAACAGATGAAATCGTTGCTTACGCAAAACAAAGAGACATCGACCTTGTAGTAGGACCAGAAGCGCGTGGTTTTATTATCGGTTGCCCAGTTTCTTACGCATTAGAAGTAGGATTTGCACCAGTTCGTAAATTAGGGAAATTACCTCGTGAAGTAATTACAGTTGACTACGGTAAAGAGTATGGAAAAGATGTTTTAACAATCCATAAAGATGCAATTAAACCAGGTCAACGCGTATTAATTACAGATGACCTATTAGCTACAGGTGGAACAATCGAAGCGACAATTAAGCTAGTTGAAGAGCTTGGTGGAATTGTAGCAGGGATTGCATTCTTAGTAGAACTTACTTACTTAGATGGCCGCAAAATGTTAGACGGTTATGATGTATTAGTGTTAGAAAAATACTAATTATTATATAGATAAAACTACGGCGATAGAAAAAAAGTACCCGTGAATCTCTTGGAGAGGAGCGGGTACTTTTGTATAATTGTACAAAAAAGTATGATGAAATATCAGTAAAATCTTTTCCTTTTCACAATTCACAATCATTAGGTTATAATGATAGAATAAAATTTATTCTAATGAGTAAGGGAAAAGTCAATTTTCAATAAAAGGTGATTCGATGGCAAATGAGCAAGTACTAACAGCTGAACAGGTACTCGAGAAGGCAAGTCAATATTTAGCGGACGATGATATTGAGCTGGTGGCACGTGCCTATGAATATGCACGTGACGCACATAGCGAACAGTATAGAAAATCGGGCGAACCATATATTATTCACCCGATTCAAGTAGCAGGTATTTTAGTCGATTTACACATGGATCCATCTACAGTGTCGGCAGGTTTTTTGCATGATGTAGTAGAAGATACCGAGGTTACACTAGAAGATATTGAACGGGAATTTAATAAAGAAATTGCCATGCTTGTTGATGGTGTTACAAAGCTTGGGAAAATTAAATACAAATCTCATGAACAACAGCAAGCAGAGAACCATCGCAAAATGTTTATTGCAATGGCCCAAGATATTCGTGTTATTTTAATCAAATTAGCTGACCGTCTTCATAACATGCGTACACTTAAGCATTTGCCTCAAGAAAAGCAGCGTCGTATCGCAAATGAAACGTTAGAAATTTTTGCACCTTTAGCTCATAGACTCGGAATTAATACTATTAAATGGGAGCTAGAGGATACATCGCTTCGCTATTTGAATCCGCAGCAATACTATCGCATTGTAAACTTAATGAAGCGGAAACGTGCAGAACGTGAAGAATATTTAGATGAAGTCATGACGGGTATTCGTGACAAGCTGAAAGAAGTAGCGATTCAACCTGATATTTCAGGTCGCCCAAAGCATATTTATAGTATTTATCGTAAAATGGCACTTCAAAATAAACAATTTAATGAAATTTATGATTTGCTAGCTGTGCGCGTTGTTGTAAATAGTATTAAAGACTGCTATGCAGTGTTAGGAATTATTCATACGTGCTGGAAACCAATGCCAGGTCGTTTTAAAGATTATATTGCAATGCCGAAAGCGAACCTATATCAATCCCTCCATACAACTGTGATTGGTCCAAAAGGTGACCCGCTTGAAGTGCAAATTCGTACGAAAGAAATGCATGAAATTGCAGAATACGGAATTGCGGCACACTGGGCATATAAAGAAGGAAAAGCGGCAGAAGCAACAGGTACACTTGAGAAAAAATTAACGTGGTTCCGTCAAATATTAGAATGGCAAAATGAAGCTTCTAATGCGGAAGAATTTATGGAGTCATTAAAAATTGATTTATTTTCTGATATGGTATTCGTCTTTACACCAAAAGGAGACGTCATGGAATTACCACTAGGTTCTGTTCCAATTGATTTTGCTTACCGTGTCCATTCAGAAATAGGGAATAAAACAATTGGTGCAAAAGTAAACGGGAAAATGGTAACACTTGATTATAAATTAAAAACAGGTGATATCATTGAAATTTTAACATCTAAACATTCATATGGACCAAGTCAGGACTGGGTAAAACTTGCGCAAACATCTCATGCGAAAAATAAAATCCGCCAATTCTTCAAAAAGCAGCGCCGAGATGAGAATATCGAAAAAGGTCGCGAGCTTGTTGAAAAAGAAGTGCGTAGCTTAGAGTATGAAATGAAAGAAATATTAGCACCTGACAATTTAAAGCGAGTGGCTGAGAAATACAACTTTGCAAATGAAGAGGATATGTTTGCGGCAGTTGGGTATAACGGCATTACGGCTGCACAAATTGCAACGCGTCTAACGGACAAGTTCCGCAAACAACGTGACGAAGAACAAGATATTGTGGAAGTAAAAGAAGTTCGTAAACCGATGAAAATCAGAAAATGGGATTCAGGTGTAAAAGTAAGTGGAGCTGACAATTTATTAATTCGCTTATCGAAATGCTGTAACCCAGTTCCAGGTGACGATATTGTCGGATACATTACGAAAGGACGCGGTGTCTCTATTCACCGTCGTGATTGCGTCAATGTGCATACAGAAGAAGCTAAGGAGCGTTTACTAGAAGTAGAGTGGGAAGGTAGTCCAGAAAAAGAGATTGAGTATAACGTTGATATTGAAATTTCTGGTTATGATCGCCGCGGCTTACTAAATGAAGTTCTGCAAGCTGTAACAGAGACGAAAACATATATTTCAGCTGTTTCAGGTAGAAGCGACCGCAATAAAATGGCAACGATCAATATGTCCATTTCTATTCGTAATTTACATCATTTGAAAAAGGTAGTAGAGCGTATTAAAAGAGTTCCAGAAATTTATGCAGTACGCCGCATGATGCATTAATAGGGAGTGTATAAAATATGAGAGTTGTCTTGCAACGATCAAAAGAAGCGTCTGTTACAGTAGATGGTGAGATTGTAGGGCAAATTCCGTTCGGTTTAACATTGCTAGTTGGCATTACACATGAAGATACAGAAAAAGATGCAACATATATTGCCGAGAAGGTTGCGAATTTACGTATTTTTGAGGATGGGAACGGGAAGATGAACCATTCTGTCCTTGATATGGAGGGACAAGTGCTATCCATTTCACAATTTACATTGTACGGAGATTGCCGTAAAGGAAGACGCCCAAACTTTATGGATGCTGCGAAACCAGACTACGCAGAGAACTTGTATGATTTCTTCAATGAAGAACTGCGCAAACAAGGACTGCGCGTAGAAACGGGCAGGTTCGGAGCAATGATGGATGTTTCTTTAATTAATGATGGTCCGGTGACCTTAATTTTAGAAAGTAAATAATGATGCTGGAAGAGAGGATGCATGTCATCCTCTCTTTTTTTATCCCGCTATTCACGGGCGATAATACCTACACTGTTTAAAGTTTCATCTTATAAGTCTTACGAAAGGAATATTTTGTTAATTTGTAATA
This sequence is a window from Bacillus pseudomycoides DSM 12442. Protein-coding genes within it:
- a CDS encoding post-transcriptional regulator, which codes for MIEKEDLVEAYRGQLQVVLESKLEEFQMFGYDRVTVNDIWKCLKSKKWKKVKSEVRLYELVNDVLTLTANEYMTYLTVEAYQAPLWSFEEYENK
- a CDS encoding DUF421 domain-containing protein; its protein translation is MEWLSIIGRTMLLYVVILIIFRLMGKREIGELSVLDLVVFIMLGEMAVVAIENTDKSLWHQLVPMVLLMAVQITLSMVSLKNQRIRHLIEGEPAIIVNAGKIDEKQMRKQRYNIDDLMMQLREQGVGDIRDVEYAILEPSGKLSVFQKQKSKKSKNDTPLFSLPLIIDGEIQYKHLQMIEHSDGWLVEKLKNLGHNDVKKILYCSFQNGQFFVDVKEK
- the secDF gene encoding protein translocase subunit SecDF; this encodes MAKRGTRIVAFFLIVLLIGGIIGATGKNITKGISLGLDLRGGFEILYEVKPAKKGDKIDRDVLVSTVGALENRVNVLGVSEPNIQIEGEDRIRVQLAGVQDQQKAREILSTQAKLTFRDVNDNLLMDGADLKGGGAKQTFDEQGRPSVGLTLKSADKFREVTEKISKMPPPTNLMVIWLDFEEGKDSYKAEAAKPNPKFLSAATVNQVFNQAEVSIVGGNFTVESAKQLSSLLNAGALPVDLKEMYSTSVGAKFGEQALQETIFASAIGIALIFLFMLVFYRLPGLVAVIMLGLYIFVTLLVFNWMHAVLTLPGIAALVLGVGIAVDANIITYERLKEELRIGKSMMSAYRAGNHRSLATILDANITTIAAAGVLFVYGNSSVKGFATSLIVSILVGFITNVFGTRFLLGLLVKSRYFDKKMSYFGVKQREIIPLSKGVEHAPTRFDRINFVNIGHKFFLFSVVVVIAGAIILPIFKMNLGIDFASGTRMDLQSKQAISVDQVQKDLHELKIDVKKEDIVPTGDDNKGFAVRTIGVLSKDEIAKAKTFFHDKYGTDPNVSTVSPTIGKEIARNAFIAVLIASAVIILYVSIRFRFTYALSAVLALLHDAFVMIVVFSVFRLEVDLTFIAAVLTIIGYSINDSIVTFDRNRELYKQKKRIRDLKDLEEIVNSSIRQTIGRSINTVLTVLFPVIALLIFGSESLRNFSLALMVGLVVGTYSSVFVASQIWLMLENRRLKKGKGKKKVETEVSEPQV
- a CDS encoding cation diffusion facilitator family transporter; protein product: MEKDERFKQAEFGAIVGIVGNIVLAIVKAVIGYIGNSKALLADAVHSASDVVGSLAVFFGLRAAKQPPDEDHPYGHGKAESISAIIVAVLLFIVGIEIAISSIKAFTQYLEPPKGITIFAVILSIVVKEGMFQYKYRLGKRINSDAIIANAYEHRSDVFSSIAALIGICAAIIGNKLGLDWLVYADPVAGLFVSLLVVKMAWSIGREAIHTTLDHVLHEEDVIPLRESVLQVEGVKKIGSLYAREHGHYVIVDIKVSVDPYITVEEGHRIGKHVKEVLMKQDNVQNVFVHINPYSPD
- the spoVB gene encoding stage V sporulation protein B; this encodes MTRQSFLRGAFILMLAGFITKILGFINRIVMARILGEEGVGLYMMAVPTFILAITLTQIGLPVAIAKFVAEAEAVNDKQKVKRILTVSLAVTSVISIILTIGIMLLTPILAETLLTDKRTYYPLMAILPVVPVIAVSSVLRGYFQGKQNMKPSAYAQVLEQVVRITIIAVCIRLFLPYGVEYAAAGAMLSAVLGEVASLLFLLTLFQREKHLSIRTGFLNTVKESKHTFHSLMEIALPTTGSRLIGSVSYFFEPIIVMQSLALAGVAASVATQQYGILNGYAFPLLSLPAFITYALSTALVPSISEAMAKKQHRLVEHRLQQALRISLITGGWSVVILYVFASPVLTLMYGSDSATAFIQLLAPCFLFHYFQSPLTSVLQALNLARAAMMNTFIGAIVKLLVIFLLASRPEFQMMGVALAIAANIVTVTFLHYATVLKKITFTIYMRDYIFGGITIAIAGAFGFYLHKYIVFSHSLGIQTLWEITLTTILYILLLLIFKLIRKEELRRIPIVRKLLISK
- the recJ gene encoding single-stranded-DNA-specific exonuclease RecJ, which gives rise to MLQPKTRWKEKSFNEELVSELASKLQLSPLVTSLFLSRGLDTEDKIVDFLNTGQQEFHDPFLLEGMDLTVERIGQAIQNGEQILIFGDYDADGVSSTTVLFLALQELGADVEFYIPNRFTEGYGPNEEAFRWAHRAGFSLIITVDTGIAAVHEAQVAKELGIDLIITDHHEPPPELPEALAIIHPKLKGGVYPFHYLAGVGVAFKVAHALLGRVPEHLLEIAVIGTVADLVSLHGENRLLVQRGLKQMRMTKNIGLKALFKVANVSQSEITEESIGFSIAPRINAIGRLEDAAPAVHLLLSEDPEEAKELAEEIDELNKLRKDIVKQITEEAIAEVENNYLPEDNKVLVLAKEGWNPGVIGIVASKLVERFYRPTIVLCIDPEKQTAKGSARSIAGFDLFANLSDCRELLPHFGGHPMAAGMTLHMNDVDELRRRLNEQADAILTSEDFTPITTVDAICKVEDVTLSAIEEMQKLAPFGVGNPKPRIAIRDAELESIRAIGSDGSHLKMALRDGQATLDTIGFGFGAYAKEISPVAHVSVVGEASINEWNNFKKPQLMIQDIAVDAWQLFDWRSMRNVESNLAELSREKITMVYFSEEVLNKFSLEEYKEQLIHASEVTDLDGRYIVLLDLPKSTDELRGLFEAGFPARIYTLFYQENNHLFSTVPTREHFKWYYSFLHQKAPFSLRQHGEQLCRHKGWSKDTVNFMTQVFFELEFVTIKDGVIFMAEEMKKRDLIESNTYREKMNHLQLEKELIYSTYQQLYTWFETIRNHKEVEQLG
- a CDS encoding adenine phosphoribosyltransferase, coding for MDFKQHIAIVPDYPKEGIVFKDITPLMNDGQAYKAATDEIVAYAKQRDIDLVVGPEARGFIIGCPVSYALEVGFAPVRKLGKLPREVITVDYGKEYGKDVLTIHKDAIKPGQRVLITDDLLATGGTIEATIKLVEELGGIVAGIAFLVELTYLDGRKMLDGYDVLVLEKY